Genomic segment of Saprospira sp. CCB-QB6:
CCCAAATCATTATAATTTTACTAGCGGAAGAAGTTGGTAAATTCCATTTTCCCCCTCAATCAGTAGGCGATATTGCCCCGCAGGCCAAGGACTCAAATCATATTGTAGTCTTTGATTTTGGCTGAGCTCTAGCTTGTTCTGCTGTAGCAATTGGCCCAAATTATTGTAGAGTTTGAGCGTATAGCGGCCAGCAGGCCAAGCCGCCTGAATAGAGATATTTGCTTGGCTAGGGTTGGGCCAGTAATGCAACTTGCCCCAGCTTTGTTCAGCTTTTTCTTGGGCCAAAATAGCAGAATAATACCATTGGCCATTTGTATTTTGCCAAGCCAAACGAAAATAGCGCTCTTCCTGATGATTAGGGGAAAAACGCTGGCTAGAATTGGGGTTGCTCCATTGGGCCAAAGGGCTGAAATCTATCCCGTTGGGGCTCATTTCTAGTTGTAGTTCTGCAATATCATCTAGGCTAGAAAAGGCCCAAACTAAGTCTTTATTTTCCCAGCGGAAAAAGCGGAGTTGGCTTTCGGAAAGTAGAATTTCCTCTAAGGTATAGCTAGGTTCTAGCTCAATAAATTGGCCGATAGCGATATAATCAAAAAAGTAATCTCGTCCCCCACGGAGGGCAATGCGGTCCACGCCGCAATAGGTGTTATCAATGCGATTGTCAAGGCCTAGACTAACTTTATCATCATTAAAAAGCTCGGCTTGGATGCGGCCAGAGCTACAATCTCTACGGATTTCTGTGCGGTACCAAACGCCTCTAGGTTGACTAAGTGTGGGGCCAGTAGCATTAGAGGCTGCTCCTGCATTTCTGCGCTCAATACCAAACTCAGAAGAGCCTGTAACATCGGCATTTCGGCGGAGGCTATAGCCGTTGAAGCTGGCATTTTCTAGGCCGTAGCGGTTCCAGCTGCAATCAGGGAAATTGGCAGCTCGAATTTCTCTACCAATAAAGCGATAGTTATTTAGGCTGCTGCCAATGGACTTCCAGCCTCCTTGAGGATCGCAGGCGCCAGTTTTTCGGAGAACGACATTGGGGGCAAATGTACTAGCATCTTGTTGAATCACACCACTTGAAATGCTATTCCAGCCCGAAAAGCTGCTGAAATCATCGAAAAAAATGAAGGTAGCGGGTCCATTACTAGCGGAACTAGCGGTAGGATTATCGTAATAGACATAAACATCGGTATTGGCATTGGCGGCCAAGTTGGGGAGTTCTAGCCAGACAATTGCGCCAGAAGCATTTTGGAAAGTTTCTATCCAAAAATCAATAAGCGTAGTTCCATCTTGAGTTGTAAATCGAAGGTCGGCAAACTGAGGGTCCATCCCTGTTTGGTAGAGCAAATCTACTCGGATTTGGTAGTTGTTTAGGGTATTGCCAGCGTTTTCTTGGATAGCAATGCGCTGCCGTTGGTTCCAGCCGTTTAGCCATTGGGCCGATAAAGAAAAGCTAAAGAAAAGGAGGAGTAGGGTAAGTGGAATAAATCGCATACATTTTTAGATTTGTGACAAAAGGAGTTATACTTGTTTGGCCGCAAATCTATCAATGTCTGTGAATTATATAGCTGTGTTTGAGTTAAATTAAAAAAATTTTTTTCTTAAAAGTCCCAAATCAAATCCTCTAAATGACCAATAGCGGTTTGAATTTTAGCCTGCCATTGATGTTCGTCATGGGGTTGGATGCCCGTTCCAAAAAGGGAAAGCGCCCGTAGG
This window contains:
- a CDS encoding DUF2341 domain-containing protein, translated to MRFIPLTLLLLFFSFSLSAQWLNGWNQRQRIAIQENAGNTLNNYQIRVDLLYQTGMDPQFADLRFTTQDGTTLIDFWIETFQNASGAIVWLELPNLAANANTDVYVYYDNPTASSASNGPATFIFFDDFSSFSGWNSISSGVIQQDASTFAPNVVLRKTGACDPQGGWKSIGSSLNNYRFIGREIRAANFPDCSWNRYGLENASFNGYSLRRNADVTGSSEFGIERRNAGAASNATGPTLSQPRGVWYRTEIRRDCSSGRIQAELFNDDKVSLGLDNRIDNTYCGVDRIALRGGRDYFFDYIAIGQFIELEPSYTLEEILLSESQLRFFRWENKDLVWAFSSLDDIAELQLEMSPNGIDFSPLAQWSNPNSSQRFSPNHQEERYFRLAWQNTNGQWYYSAILAQEKAEQSWGKLHYWPNPSQANISIQAAWPAGRYTLKLYNNLGQLLQQNKLELSQNQRLQYDLSPWPAGQYRLLIEGENGIYQLLPLVKL